A window from Plasmodium chabaudi chabaudi strain AS genome assembly, chromosome: 11 encodes these proteins:
- a CDS encoding DnaJ protein, putative, whose product MNYHKILGVTTNACKKTIREAYLKKVKLYHPDLNKSPDATTKFKQIQEAYQALYNDNYSQKLYDNENSYNQRRNSENIKNNKSYNNYNEFSDFHRAFYEEFRRMSKQEKHNEYARYANNNYSYSINDIFHKYPREFFYINLMFKLCPLFVVPVIFLFVVYKQYILKSYFKEKPILIYDSYGRAFLIDTHGRKFRASEFDKY is encoded by the exons atgaattatcataaaattttag GTGTAACAACAAACGCttgtaaaaaaacaattcgTGAGGCatacttaaaaaaagttaaattatatcacccagatttaaataaaagtcCTGATGCCAcaacaaaatttaaacaaattCAAGAAGCATACCAAGCTCTATATAATGACAATTACTCAC aaaaattatatgataacGAAAATAGTTATAATCAAAGACGAAATtctgaaaatataaaaaacaataaaagctataataattataatgaattCAGCGATTTCCATAGAGCATTTTATGAAGAATTTCGTAGAATGTCAAAACAAGAAAAACACAATGAATATGCg agatatgcaaataataattacagCTACAGCATTAACgacatttttcataaatatcctagggaatttttttacataaatttaatgtTTAAATTATGTCCCCTATTTGTGGTTCCAGTTATATTCCTTTTTGTTGTCTACAAgcaatatat ttTGAAGAGctattttaaagaaaagCCAATACTTATTTATGACTCATATG GGAGAGCCTTTTTGATTGATACCCATGGGAGGAAGTTTAG AGCATCTGAATTCGATAAGTATTAA
- a CDS encoding regulator of chromosome condensation, putative — translation MANFFNIKKSKEESVAQPKLVTKAIISSNFINKLPKYEDKRTIIYYWGKRVINENDGTPEHLPTIYTELSNVKINEISCNKTCALFLSNIGNMYSFGKGLHGELGQGNLIVYNMQPTLIDSVTNIKQIACGYNHSLCLSKDNVLYSWGHGNYNGLKCNYDKFVPTVLNIINNGDAIETTQNFLSHLITDYEKSEKKKKKCTQIYAKYNQSIAVCDNNTSMYIWGETYNNYLKYMPTFFYKFESYQIKQIAMGKNFGILLLTNGELYGWGDGTYGELGRRSFDDEEGYYFIYPEQLILRDANNKKLPNINKISAGARHVLLITEDENVWSFGDKLSGQCGVSGFQNIVGTPKFVELHENNQKAKKVFCGERHSGCINKLNQLYMWGHSAHHKLIFTASSDFLLNQNAQPGISIQSGLKSKFSKATLIYSMLHQKVTNAYLGEDFTIVVVGGEVTKNKKSGDQHSDKTFYSIQEDSAYIST, via the coding sequence ATggcaaatttttttaatataaaaaagtcCAAAGAAGAAAGTGTGGCACAGCCAAAATTAGTAACAAAAGCTATAATATcatcaaattttattaataaattaccAAAATATGAAGACAAAAgaacaataatatattattgggGGAAGAGggtaataaatgaaaatgatgggACACCCGAACATTTACCAACAATATATACAGAATTAAgtaatgtaaaaattaatgaaattAGCTGTAATAAAACATgtgctttatttttaagtaaTATTGGAAATATGTATTCTTTTGGTAAAGGATTACATGGGGAATTAGGACAAGGGAAtttaattgtatataaCATGCAACCAACATTAATTGATTCAGTAactaatataaaacaaattgcTTGTGGCTATAACCATTCCCTTTGTTTATCTAAAGACAATGTTCTTTATTCGTGGGGACATGGAAATTATAATGGGCTAAAATGCaattatgataaatttgttcctactgttttaaatattattaataatggaGATGCTATTGAAACAACACAAAATTTCTTATCTCATTTAATAACTGATTACgaaaaaagtgaaaaaaaaaaaaaaaaatgcacacaaatatatgcaaagtACAATCAAAGTATAGCAGTATGTGATAATAATACTTCCATGTATATATGGGGAGAAACATATAAcaattatttgaaatacatgcctacatttttttataaatttgaatcATATCAAATCAAACAAATAGCGATGGGAAAAAATTTtggaattttattattaacaaatgGTGAATTGTATGGATGGGGAGATGGAACTTATGGAGAACTAGGTCGACGTTCTTTTGATGATGAAGAaggatattattttatatatcctgaacaattaatattaagagatgctaataataaaaaattacctaatattaataaaataagtgCTGGAGCAAGAcatgttttattaataacGGAAGATGAAAATGTATGGTCTTTTGGAGATAAGCTTTCAGGGCAATGTGGAGTTTCTGgatttcaaaatattgttGGTACACCTAAATTTGTTGAGTTAcatgaaaataatcaaaaagCAAAAAAGGTTTTTTGTGGGGAACGACATTCTGGGTGCattaacaaattaaatCAGCTTTATATGTGGGGTCATTCTGCTCAccataaattaatttttacagCTAGCTccgattttttattaaaccAAAATGCCCAACCTGGTATTTCTATACAATCAGGtttaaaaagtaaattTAGCAAAGCAAcattaatttattcaatGTTACATCAAAAAGTTACTAATGCATATTTAGGTGAGGATTTTACTATTGTAGTTGTTGGAGGAGAGGTgactaaaaataaaaaaagtggaGACCAACATTCtgataaaacattttattctATTCAGGAGGATAGCGCATATATATCAacctaa